The following coding sequences lie in one Populus trichocarpa isolate Nisqually-1 chromosome 14, P.trichocarpa_v4.1, whole genome shotgun sequence genomic window:
- the LOC7494122 gene encoding uncharacterized protein LOC7494122 isoform X1, translated as MLNIECFIIVLVHGLFMCHNLIDIIFIHFKLLLNVLKDIMEGLESSDKAAWTKEMLHIFCDICIKAIDMGMRPNTHFDKPGWKFLITSFKEQTGHAFTKTQLKNKWDGCKKDWRIWNKLVSETGVGWNSELGTIAASDEWWKQKIQEIRGAKKFRHVGIEPSLKNKFDRMYSNIVATGAFAWAPSSGVPAGSGVDPGTSNADIADDGLEEGSGDSEEDVIPDFQTDMARMVGGIHMSSSTNTKSGEKRKERDHYDVRGRKKKTSGIGVKLLTRCNHLLESMSTKSDSTSVNMDREGCSIPEVMAELHSIPGVSVDDDFHDFATEYLSLRRKREMWSSMGDMQQKLRWLQRMYERSKRA; from the exons ATGCTAAACATTGAGTGCTTTATTATTGTATTAGTCCACGGTTTATTTATGTGCCACaatttaattgatatcatttttattcatttcaaacttttgttaaatgttttaaaagataTCATGGAAGGGCTTGAATCTTCTGATAAGGCTGCTTGGACAAAGGAAATGTTGCatatattttgtgatatatGCATTAAGGCAATTGATATGGGAATGAGACCTAATACTCATTTCGATAAACCGGGGTGGAAATTTCTTATAACATCATTTAAAGAACAAACTGGGCATGCATTTACTaaaacacaattgaaaaacaaatgggatggaTGCAAAAAGGATTGGAGGATATGGAATAAGCTGGTTTCTGAAACCGGTGTTGGCTGGAATAGTGAATTAGGCACAATTGCAGCTAGTGATGAGTGgtggaaacaaaaaattcag gAAATTAGAGGAGCCAAAAAATTCAGACATGTCGGTATTGAGCCGtctttaaagaataaatttgacCGAATGTATTCCAACATTGTCGCAACTGGAGCGTTTGCATGGGCTCCTTCATCAGGTGTACCTGCTGGCAGTGGTGTTGATCCTGGTACAAGCAATGCCGACATTGCTGATGATGGTTTGGAAGAGGGCAGCGGTGATTCGGAGGAAGATGTGATTCCAGATTTCCAGACTGATATGGCTCGAATGGTTGGAGGGATACATATGTCTAGCAGCACCAATACAAAAAGCGgcgagaaaagaaaagaacgagaTCATTATGATGTGCgaggtagaaagaagaaaacatctgGAATTGGTGTTAAGTTGCTGACAAGGTGCAATCATCTACTTGAGAGTATGTCAACTAAGAGTGATTCGACGTCTGTTAATATGGATCGTGAAGGCTGTAGTATTCCCGAGGTCATGGCTGAACTGCACTCCATTCCTGGAGTTTCAGTTGACGATGATTTTCATGACTTCGCTACGGAGTATCTTAGtctaagaaggaaaagagaaatgtgGTCCAGTATGGGCGATATGCAACAGAAGTTGCGATGGTTGCAGCGAATGTATGAACGAAGTAAACGTGCTTAG
- the LOC7494122 gene encoding uncharacterized protein LOC7494122 isoform X2, with protein MEGLESSDKAAWTKEMLHIFCDICIKAIDMGMRPNTHFDKPGWKFLITSFKEQTGHAFTKTQLKNKWDGCKKDWRIWNKLVSETGVGWNSELGTIAASDEWWKQKIQEIRGAKKFRHVGIEPSLKNKFDRMYSNIVATGAFAWAPSSGVPAGSGVDPGTSNADIADDGLEEGSGDSEEDVIPDFQTDMARMVGGIHMSSSTNTKSGEKRKERDHYDVRGRKKKTSGIGVKLLTRCNHLLESMSTKSDSTSVNMDREGCSIPEVMAELHSIPGVSVDDDFHDFATEYLSLRRKREMWSSMGDMQQKLRWLQRMYERSKRA; from the exons ATGGAAGGGCTTGAATCTTCTGATAAGGCTGCTTGGACAAAGGAAATGTTGCatatattttgtgatatatGCATTAAGGCAATTGATATGGGAATGAGACCTAATACTCATTTCGATAAACCGGGGTGGAAATTTCTTATAACATCATTTAAAGAACAAACTGGGCATGCATTTACTaaaacacaattgaaaaacaaatgggatggaTGCAAAAAGGATTGGAGGATATGGAATAAGCTGGTTTCTGAAACCGGTGTTGGCTGGAATAGTGAATTAGGCACAATTGCAGCTAGTGATGAGTGgtggaaacaaaaaattcag gAAATTAGAGGAGCCAAAAAATTCAGACATGTCGGTATTGAGCCGtctttaaagaataaatttgacCGAATGTATTCCAACATTGTCGCAACTGGAGCGTTTGCATGGGCTCCTTCATCAGGTGTACCTGCTGGCAGTGGTGTTGATCCTGGTACAAGCAATGCCGACATTGCTGATGATGGTTTGGAAGAGGGCAGCGGTGATTCGGAGGAAGATGTGATTCCAGATTTCCAGACTGATATGGCTCGAATGGTTGGAGGGATACATATGTCTAGCAGCACCAATACAAAAAGCGgcgagaaaagaaaagaacgagaTCATTATGATGTGCgaggtagaaagaagaaaacatctgGAATTGGTGTTAAGTTGCTGACAAGGTGCAATCATCTACTTGAGAGTATGTCAACTAAGAGTGATTCGACGTCTGTTAATATGGATCGTGAAGGCTGTAGTATTCCCGAGGTCATGGCTGAACTGCACTCCATTCCTGGAGTTTCAGTTGACGATGATTTTCATGACTTCGCTACGGAGTATCTTAGtctaagaaggaaaagagaaatgtgGTCCAGTATGGGCGATATGCAACAGAAGTTGCGATGGTTGCAGCGAATGTATGAACGAAGTAAACGTGCTTAG